The window AATTCGCTATAGGCGCAGAGATGACACCTAAAGTGTTAAGCTCATTCAGGAGACCGCTTACACGACGGTATGTTAAAGCTTCAAGCCCTCTCCATTGGCATAATCTATGGTAATGCTCATAAAGTTCACCAGTTGTAACATTTGATCTGCCACCCTTCCGTGCTTGACATAGGGCGTGAAGAATTATCTTTGCCTGTATAGGCAGAGAAGCAATTACTTCCATCACTCTATCCTGATCTATCCTCCGCTGAGCTTGGCGGATGTGATCTTCTGTGACAACCCTACTGCCTGAACGTTCAGCAACCTCACCAGCGATTCTAATCAGGTCTAAAGCGCGCCTAGCGTCCCCATGCTCGGCAGCGGCCAAAGCAGCACATAAATTTATGGAAGACTCAGGTATAACGCCGGGGTTAAATGCTTTTCTAGCTCTTTGAAGGAGTATATCTCTCAGTTCCTCCGCCGAGTATGGTTTAAAGACTAGTTCCTCTTCACCTAGACTACTTAAGACTCTAGGATCTAATGCGTCCTTGAAGTACAGGTCGTTCGATATTCCAATAACAGTAACTCGACTGTTCACTAATTCCTCATTAGCCCTAGTAAACTCGTAAAGAAGTTGGTCGCCATATTTTTTAACAAGCTCGTCTACTTCGTCGAATACTCCAATGAATATTGACGCTGACTTCTCCAATCCCTCCTTAAATCGGGTGAATATCTCCGCGGTAGCTAGACCAGTGGAAGGTATTTTGAGCCCTACAGTTTGACACATCTGAGAAACAATTCTATACTGAGTACCAGAAAGTTTACAGTTCACATAGCATATTCTTATAGGTTTTGTGAAAATCCCAACCATTTTTAGTAGCTTAGTTAATACATGTTTAGTTGCAGCAGTCTTGCCAGTTCCTGTTTTGCCGTAAATAAAAATGTTTGAACATTTTGCCCCCTTCAAAGAAGGCGCGAGTATAGCCCCAAGCTTAATAATCTCCTCTTCTCGGTGAGGTAACTCTTCAGGAATAAAGTCGTGCCCCAATATTTCACGATTCTGGAAGATTGAAGCTTTAGTGATAAAGTTTTCAAATAGAGCTTCCAGTCTATCTACTGTCAACTGTCATGTCCCCGCTAAGTGTTGAAAAGTGCTAACTGCAAATAAACTATCCCGTTCAGAAAAAAGAACCTAGAGAAACACCTCCGGCAACAGCTTTCACTCTTCGAATTTTTTGCTTCTCTTAATTTAATTGGGAGTAACCTGTAACATGGGTTACAGGTTTCGAGAATTAGAGACACCCCTCTATTTCCACTGGATTTTTTCTCTTGTGACTCTTGTTTTCTTTTCTTGTTTAAATTCTCTGTTCGGTTATTTTCTTTTTAAAATTAAGGATTTTCTATATAAAAAAACAAAGCATAATATCTAACAGAGAAAAGTCTCATAATTTTTGGAATGGAAATAGAGGGGTATGTTGGTTAACTTGAACTTACAGGAAAACTAAACCTTTTGTAGAGTATTATCAAAAGTATTATCGCTCGGTCTATCAAGCTCTACTTTTTTCCTTCTTTGTTCTATAATTGGCCTTATTTTTTCGTTTATTTTATACTTGTAGGGAATTGAGCCTGTCTCTCTTTCTACGTAGCCTTCACTGAAAAGTTTCTTCATTAAACGGGCAGTGTGCTCCCTTGTTTTACCGACCAGATTCTTCAGCTCTGGTGCCGGCTTCGGACCTTCAAACGCTAGACATTCCAAAATATGCAATTCGGTCGGAGTTAATTTTGATATGAAAATCTCTCCTTCCACAGGCAGTATAGCAGTTTTCTCCACCTCAGGGAGCAACCCTCTATATCTATTATCAAGTGATTTGACTTGCTCTTGAAATTCATCCTGCCTCCTCGCCAACTTTACAATATATTCCTTTATCGCCACAAGATTCTTTGCTATTACGTTTTGAACGTTCAACGTATACTCGACGCAACTTTTCATATTCGTAAAATTTTCACCGCCCAATTTCATGTGTTCGTAGGCGGAAGACGCGAGCGAGGAGGCCTCATGCGAAATTTTAAGAGCCTCCTCAATCTTGAGGTTTTGAGTCTTCAAACGGGTGTTAAAGCTCTCAATGAGAGTTGCAACTATGCTTTTTGCTTCGCGGTAACTAGCAGTTGCCTTTGATAGCTTGATGTATGAATACAAAAGGATAATTGTAGCAATGATTGCTGAAGGAAATAGTAAGATTAAGGTCTCAAACAGATCTATTCACCTCAAGGCCATGTGATCTTTAGATAGAAAATCACAAGCGTCACATGTGATCCCTCTTGTGATTTTGTTTAATTATTCTAAAATCACATGTTACATTGATTAAATCACAGGCAAAGTAACGCAAAATGTAGCTAAGTATGACTTTTTGAGACTTTTCCGCCCATTTTTCAATAAATTCCACGGGCAAGCTCTCCCTTTTTCTGTTAAAGTTCCTCCTTTTAAATAAAAGTACTCAGCCTAATAAAACTTGTGATATCACGTAACATCACTGAGTGTGCAAAAAGAATTTTTGTTTTGCGATACACGAAACCTGGAAATACCTTTTTTCCCTTTTTAACGGCAAAACACCGTTTTTAGGGGGGTCATCTGGGCGTAAGTGGCCGTGATCTGGTACGCGACTACCCGTGATTATATGTGATATCACAGAAAGATATTTTAATGCAACATGTGATATATGATGTCACAGGCGATTCGTCAGGCTCTTTGGGTTCGCCAAAGCTGACAGTCTCTCTTCAAGTTGTTCTTGGATCATTCTTAAAAGTTTCAAGTCTTCCTCTTTCGTGGGGTCTCCTTTATTCCATACTTCTCTGTAGGTGTCCACGTAACTTTCCAACTGGTTTGATACCTCTATATATTGGGAAAGAGCCGGGGAATCAAAAATGCCGAGGTATCCTAGTAGTAAAATGGTATAAATAGCGCTTATTATGTTTTTTTGAGCCTGTTTTAAGGTTCTGTTAAAAGATCCTCTACTAATTTTTCCCTTTAATCTCATTTTTGATTTATTTTCAAGTTTAATTTTGTTTTGAGTTAATTGATCTGATAAAAGATGAATTAAATATGTTTCTAGTTGTGTGTTAGTTAAATTAGAGTTTTCAATTAATTTTTTTGCTAAATAATCTTTATTTATGTCTTTTATCCAATTCCGAACCTGATTTTCGACTTCCATAAGACTCGGCAGTCCCTTCTCCTGTATGGATACATTTTTGTATACATCGCTATGTAGGCTTCCACTATATAACTTTAAAACTGAAAAATTTTTTACAGCTAAAATGCACCTTTCAGAAAATAAAAGGCTCTTTTAGGGCATTTTATTGGTGCAGCCCATTTTACATGGATATTCGCCTAAAAGGAGGCTCATTACCAAATACTTGCTCACATACCTTCGTTACACTTTCTCTATCCTGTGGTTTAGCATATACTCTAATGATGTCTACAAACTCTGCGAGGGAAGCCATCAACGGAGAAATTTCAGTAATCCTCTGAGCTACCTTGACGCCTGCTCTCTTTTTATATACTAAGATGTCACTCCTTCTCCTTTCAATTGGGTTTATGGGAATTGATAGGACAGTTGGAACATCGATCACAAGATACTCCGGCTCAACACCCGCCTTATCAGCTAATTCTACCTCTAACTGTTCCCTAATGCTAGCTCTGTTAAGGAGATTTGAGAAGAAGGTGTCCCTCCGATGTACAGTGACCTCAAACGTGCTCTTAAGAAGCCTCCTACTCCTCACCCTCTCAGCCATATCATATGCCGTGGCTAACTTTTTCTCTGTGGCGTTTTTGAGAGAGAGTATCGCTAAAAAGGTGCCTGCATCGTCGAGATCGAGGAAGTCATCCACATTTTTGAACGCGCATAGCCCTAACCTTTCATTCGCATAGTCCATGGCTCTTGAGATCATTACGTTTGCTGCCCTCACGGTTCTGTGGAAGTATACTACATTAAACATTTCAATTCGTGCCATGATGAAGGATTCGAGAACGCCAAAAGCGCCAGAGTAGTCCGCTGCGATAACATTATCAACTAAATCCAGCGAGTTAATGAGACGGTGGACATCAACCCTCCCATATCCAACCCCAGCATAATACGAGTCTCTTAGAAGATAGTCCATAATGTCTGGTGAGAAGTGGCCTGCAACCAACTGATTCAAAAAATTCTTTTCAGTCTTTGCCAGAACTCCTACAGCTAGATCGGCTATCTCCTCCTTGGAGAATCCATGTTTGCCCAGAATATCGCCTATCTCACTCTCGCGGATAACCCACCGAGATAGATCCTCATGGGTTATATGGCGGTACTTATCAAGTATCTCTTCATATACATGTGAGAAAGGACCGTGGCCTATGTCGTGTAGTAACCCTGCTATTCGAATCTTTTGGACTTCGTCAGAAGTTAGATACCCAAGATCGTATAGGTGGCTAGCCAATGCGCCCGAAAGGTGCATTGTTCCTATTGAGTGGAGAAAACGGGTGTGGATAGCTCCAGGGTAAGTTAATTCTGCCCCAGCTAGCTGTTTTATTCTGTGAAGTCTCTGGAAGGGGCTTGAGTCGATTATGTCCTTCTCTACTTCTGTAAAATATATGTATCCGTGAACAGGGTCCTTAATCTCGCCAGCTCTCTTCAGATCTGCTCCCTCTTTGTTTCTATTTCTCTGGCTAATTTCAATAGCCATCGGTTGGTTGCGAAGTCATCTTCCCGATAAGTAAAAACAGACG is drawn from Candidatus Bathyarchaeia archaeon and contains these coding sequences:
- a CDS encoding orc1/cdc6 family replication initiation protein, whose translation is MTVDRLEALFENFITKASIFQNREILGHDFIPEELPHREEEIIKLGAILAPSLKGAKCSNIFIYGKTGTGKTAATKHVLTKLLKMVGIFTKPIRICYVNCKLSGTQYRIVSQMCQTVGLKIPSTGLATAEIFTRFKEGLEKSASIFIGVFDEVDELVKKYGDQLLYEFTRANEELVNSRVTVIGISNDLYFKDALDPRVLSSLGEEELVFKPYSAEELRDILLQRARKAFNPGVIPESSINLCAALAAAEHGDARRALDLIRIAGEVAERSGSRVVTEDHIRQAQRRIDQDRVMEVIASLPIQAKIILHALCQARKGGRSNVTTGELYEHYHRLCQWRGLEALTYRRVSGLLNELNTLGVISAPIANLGRYGRTKHIRLNLSDRIIQTFFSEDDQAGVPCLHRGNGLEAC
- a CDS encoding HD domain-containing protein translates to MAIEISQRNRNKEGADLKRAGEIKDPVHGYIYFTEVEKDIIDSSPFQRLHRIKQLAGAELTYPGAIHTRFLHSIGTMHLSGALASHLYDLGYLTSDEVQKIRIAGLLHDIGHGPFSHVYEEILDKYRHITHEDLSRWVIRESEIGDILGKHGFSKEEIADLAVGVLAKTEKNFLNQLVAGHFSPDIMDYLLRDSYYAGVGYGRVDVHRLINSLDLVDNVIAADYSGAFGVLESFIMARIEMFNVVYFHRTVRAANVMISRAMDYANERLGLCAFKNVDDFLDLDDAGTFLAILSLKNATEKKLATAYDMAERVRSRRLLKSTFEVTVHRRDTFFSNLLNRASIREQLEVELADKAGVEPEYLVIDVPTVLSIPINPIERRRSDILVYKKRAGVKVAQRITEISPLMASLAEFVDIIRVYAKPQDRESVTKVCEQVFGNEPPFRRISM